From Bosea sp. NBC_00550, the proteins below share one genomic window:
- a CDS encoding AbrB/MazE/SpoVT family DNA-binding domain-containing protein yields the protein MRSAVKKFGNSAGVVIPKPLLAEIGAKAGDGVELTVEQGRIVIQRVQEQARAGWAQDAQSLAAVGDDALAWPEFGNADDTELAW from the coding sequence ATGCGCAGCGCCGTCAAGAAGTTCGGAAATTCCGCCGGCGTCGTCATCCCAAAACCCCTTCTGGCTGAAATCGGGGCGAAGGCAGGCGATGGTGTCGAGCTCACGGTGGAGCAGGGCCGCATCGTCATCCAGCGCGTGCAGGAGCAGGCCCGTGCAGGTTGGGCGCAAGATGCCCAAAGCCTCGCGGCGGTGGGCGACGACGCGTTGGCCTGGCCCGAATTCGGCAATGCGGACGATACCGAGTTGGCATGGTGA
- the fabI gene encoding enoyl-ACP reductase FabI, which produces MPDSNAVSPTANLLKGKRGLVMGVANNRSIAWGIAKAAADAGAELAFTYQGDALKKRVEPLATQLGGHVVGHCDVTDGATIDAVFAEVEKLWGKLDFVVHCIAFSDKDELTGRYVDTSEANFSKSLLISCYSFTAITQRAEKLMTDGGSLLTLTYYGAEKWMPHYNVMGIAKAALESSVQYLAADLGPSKIRVNAISAGPIKTLAASGIGDFRYILRWNEYNSPLRRTVTIEEVGETAVFLVSDMSRGITGEILHVDAGYHVVGMKVPTAPDISLEKGE; this is translated from the coding sequence ATGCCTGATTCCAACGCCGTTTCGCCGACCGCCAATCTCCTCAAGGGCAAGCGCGGGCTCGTGATGGGCGTCGCGAACAATCGCTCCATCGCCTGGGGCATCGCCAAGGCGGCTGCCGATGCCGGCGCGGAACTCGCCTTCACCTATCAGGGCGATGCGCTGAAGAAGCGGGTCGAGCCGCTGGCGACGCAGCTCGGCGGCCATGTCGTCGGCCATTGCGACGTCACCGACGGAGCGACGATCGATGCGGTCTTCGCCGAGGTCGAGAAGCTCTGGGGCAAGCTCGATTTCGTCGTTCATTGCATCGCCTTTTCCGACAAGGACGAGCTGACCGGCCGCTATGTGGACACCAGCGAGGCGAACTTCTCCAAGTCCCTGTTGATCTCCTGCTATTCCTTCACAGCCATCACCCAGCGCGCCGAGAAGCTGATGACCGATGGCGGCTCGCTGCTGACGCTGACCTATTATGGCGCCGAGAAGTGGATGCCGCACTACAACGTCATGGGCATCGCCAAGGCCGCGCTCGAATCGAGCGTGCAGTACCTTGCAGCCGATCTCGGCCCCTCGAAGATCCGCGTCAACGCCATCTCGGCCGGGCCGATCAAGACGCTCGCCGCCTCCGGCATCGGCGATTTCCGCTATATCCTGCGCTGGAACGAGTACAACTCGCCGCTGCGCCGCACGGTCACGATCGAGGAGGTCGGGGAGACCGCGGTCTTCCTCGTTTCCGACATGTCGCGCGGCATCACCGGCGAAATCCTGCATGTCGACGCCGGCTACCATGTCGTCGGCATGAAGGTGCCGACCGCGCCGGACATCAGCCTCGAAAAGGGCGAGTGA
- the pdxH gene encoding pyridoxamine 5'-phosphate oxidase — MQPLTSGDFTEENEPFALFQKWLDEAAKSEPNDPTGMALSTVDAEGLPNSRMVLLKGHGPDGFVFYTNTESQKGQELLGQPKAAALFHWKSLRRQVRIRGTVALVTDAESDAYFQSRPRDSRIGAWASQQSRPLESRFALEKAVASYTVKFGLGEIPRPPYWRGFRITPVYIEFWRDGAFRLHDRVVFRRGTAGEPWTKTRFYP; from the coding sequence GTGCAACCGTTAACGAGCGGTGACTTCACCGAGGAAAACGAGCCTTTCGCGTTGTTCCAGAAGTGGTTGGACGAGGCGGCGAAATCCGAGCCGAACGACCCGACCGGCATGGCGCTCTCCACCGTCGATGCCGAAGGCCTGCCCAACAGCCGCATGGTTCTGCTGAAGGGCCATGGACCCGACGGATTCGTCTTCTACACCAACACCGAGAGCCAGAAGGGCCAGGAACTGCTCGGCCAGCCCAAGGCCGCCGCGCTGTTCCACTGGAAGAGCCTGCGCCGGCAGGTGCGCATCCGTGGCACGGTCGCCCTCGTCACCGACGCCGAATCCGACGCCTATTTCCAGTCGCGCCCGCGCGACAGCCGCATCGGCGCCTGGGCTTCGCAGCAATCGCGCCCGCTGGAGAGCCGTTTCGCGCTGGAGAAGGCGGTGGCGAGCTACACGGTGAAGTTCGGCCTCGGCGAGATTCCGCGCCCGCCCTATTGGCGTGGCTTTCGCATCACCCCGGTCTATATCGAGTTCTGGCGTGACGGCGCCTTCCGCTTGCACGATCGCGTCGTCTTCCGCCGCGGCACGGCCGGCGAGCCGTGGACCAAGACGCGCTTCTACCCTTAA
- a CDS encoding histidine phosphatase family protein, producing the protein MVPLSLPHRLILVRHGETDWNREGRLQGGQDIPLNELGRRQAAEAAGRLKALEPAYAGLDYIGSPMLRARETMDILRHELALPAGAYTIDDRLRELTFGEWEGFTWRDIRKAEREQAHLRERDKWGFVPPGGESYRMLAERVRPVLEGLQRETVIVSHGGVARAVLALVGAVAPREASMVEIWQGKLLVVTGNKADWL; encoded by the coding sequence ATGGTCCCGCTATCGCTTCCGCACCGGCTCATCCTCGTCCGCCATGGCGAGACCGACTGGAATCGGGAGGGCCGGCTGCAGGGCGGACAGGACATCCCGCTCAACGAACTCGGTCGCAGACAGGCTGCCGAGGCGGCCGGGCGCCTCAAGGCGCTGGAGCCGGCCTATGCCGGGCTCGACTATATCGGCTCGCCCATGCTGCGGGCGCGGGAGACGATGGACATCCTGCGGCACGAGCTCGCGCTGCCGGCAGGCGCCTACACGATCGACGACCGGCTGCGGGAACTGACCTTCGGCGAGTGGGAAGGCTTCACCTGGCGCGACATCCGCAAGGCCGAGCGCGAGCAGGCGCATCTGCGCGAGCGCGACAAATGGGGCTTCGTGCCGCCCGGCGGCGAAAGCTACCGCATGCTGGCCGAGCGGGTGCGGCCGGTGCTCGAAGGCTTGCAGCGCGAGACGGTGATCGTCAGCCATGGCGGGGTGGCGCGCGCTGTCCTGGCGCTGGTCGGCGCGGTGGCGCCGCGGGAGGCGTCCATGGTCGAGATCTGGCAGGGCAAGCTGCTCGTCGTGACCGGTAACAAGGCCGATTGGCTCTGA
- the folK gene encoding 2-amino-4-hydroxy-6-hydroxymethyldihydropteridine diphosphokinase, translating into MRTEAALAFGGNLGDPVAAFASALRSLRGHSAVTLGRLSSVYRTAPWGKTDQPEFLNMAALVETSLAPAELLALCLELERAGGRERRERWGPRTLDIDILTYGDELIDQPGLQIPHPRIAERAFVLAPLAEVLPRRVIGSETVAGLLGALADETIRRDDAATDRLRALLATPLP; encoded by the coding sequence GTGAGGACTGAGGCCGCCCTCGCCTTCGGCGGCAATCTCGGAGATCCCGTCGCAGCCTTCGCCTCCGCCCTGCGGAGCCTGCGCGGCCATTCCGCCGTCACGCTCGGGCGGCTCTCATCCGTGTACCGCACGGCGCCCTGGGGCAAGACGGACCAGCCCGAATTCCTCAACATGGCAGCGCTCGTCGAAACCTCGCTCGCGCCCGCTGAGCTGCTCGCACTCTGCCTGGAGCTGGAGCGGGCCGGCGGACGCGAACGCCGCGAGCGCTGGGGGCCGCGCACCCTCGACATCGACATCCTGACTTATGGCGACGAACTCATCGACCAGCCCGGCCTGCAGATCCCCCATCCGCGCATCGCCGAGCGCGCCTTCGTGCTGGCGCCGCTGGCGGAGGTTCTGCCGCGACGAGTGATCGGAAGCGAGACGGTCGCCGGCCTGCTTGGGGCTCTCGCCGACGAAACGATCCGCCGCGACGATGCCGCGACGGACCGGTTGAGAGCGCTGCTTGCAACACCCCTGCCCTGA
- a CDS encoding type II toxin-antitoxin system PemK/MazF family toxin produces MVKRGEIWLAALDPTIGSEIQKTRPCLIISPAEIHDHLRTVIVAPMTSKSRAAGFRVPISFQGIDGLVLLEQSRALDKKRLIRRLGAAPPSTLSRALAVLRELYEE; encoded by the coding sequence ATGGTGAAGCGCGGCGAGATCTGGCTCGCGGCGCTGGACCCGACGATCGGCAGCGAGATCCAGAAGACGCGACCGTGCCTCATCATCTCGCCTGCCGAGATTCATGACCATCTTCGTACGGTCATCGTTGCGCCGATGACCTCGAAAAGCCGGGCGGCGGGCTTTCGCGTACCGATCTCGTTCCAGGGCATCGACGGGCTAGTCCTGCTCGAACAGAGCAGGGCGCTCGACAAGAAAAGACTGATCCGACGCCTGGGCGCGGCTCCACCATCCACTCTCAGCCGGGCCTTGGCTGTTCTGCGCGAACTCTACGAAGAGTAG
- a CDS encoding DnaJ C-terminal domain-containing protein, with protein sequence MRDPYQVLGVARGASDAEIKKAFRRRAKELHPDRNREDPKAQDRFSELNTAYEIVGDETKRKQFDRGEIDAEGKPKFQGFEGMGAGRGGRSGGFEFNFGQGGAPFGRGSAGGSGGDAGFDASDIFSSLFGEASRRARGKPEPQKPPEQSFTLEVTLVQAATGGTRRVKLPGGREVEITIPEGVSDGKVMRLRGLGQTDPFSGEAGDVMMTIKVKPDPRFTIDGKDLRTRVAVPLAKAVLGGPLHVPTLTGAVEMTIPPMTGSAKQFRLRGKGLKGEKGAVGDLFVAIDIEMPAEDAELTALMKARGD encoded by the coding sequence ATGCGCGATCCCTATCAGGTTCTGGGCGTCGCCCGCGGCGCGAGCGATGCGGAAATCAAGAAAGCCTTCCGCCGCCGCGCCAAGGAGCTGCACCCGGACCGCAATCGGGAGGATCCGAAGGCGCAGGACCGCTTCTCCGAGCTCAACACCGCCTATGAGATCGTCGGCGACGAGACCAAGCGCAAGCAGTTCGACCGCGGCGAGATCGACGCCGAGGGCAAGCCGAAATTCCAGGGTTTCGAGGGCATGGGCGCCGGCAGGGGCGGGCGCAGCGGCGGCTTCGAGTTCAATTTCGGCCAGGGCGGCGCGCCCTTCGGCCGGGGCAGTGCCGGCGGCAGCGGCGGCGATGCCGGCTTCGACGCGTCTGACATCTTCTCCTCGCTGTTTGGCGAGGCGAGCCGGCGCGCCCGCGGCAAGCCCGAGCCGCAGAAGCCACCGGAGCAGAGCTTCACGCTCGAGGTCACGCTGGTCCAGGCCGCGACTGGCGGGACGCGCCGAGTCAAGCTGCCCGGCGGGCGCGAGGTCGAGATCACGATTCCCGAAGGCGTCAGCGACGGCAAGGTGATGCGCCTGCGTGGGCTCGGCCAGACCGACCCGTTCTCCGGCGAGGCCGGCGACGTGATGATGACGATCAAGGTCAAGCCGGACCCGCGCTTCACGATCGACGGCAAGGACCTGCGCACCCGCGTCGCGGTGCCGCTCGCCAAGGCGGTTCTCGGCGGGCCGCTGCATGTGCCGACGCTGACGGGGGCGGTGGAGATGACCATCCCGCCGATGACGGGCAGCGCCAAGCAGTTCCGCCTGCGCGGCAAGGGGCTCAAGGGCGAGAAGGGCGCGGTCGGCGATCTGTTCGTCGCGATCGACATCGAGATGCCGGCCGAAGATGCGGAGCTGACGGCCCTGATGAAGGCGCGCGGCGACTAA
- the folB gene encoding dihydroneopterin aldolase produces the protein MSETGSILIEKLDIYAYHGFFSEEERLGQRFVLDILLAVDIRASAISDKLADTVDYGNVVAVAIEAFTARRYNLLEAAARAVAFAILERFPPVGRVEVTLRKPGPPIPATLGSVGIKLDFRRED, from the coding sequence GTGAGCGAAACCGGCTCCATCCTGATCGAAAAGCTCGATATCTACGCCTATCACGGCTTCTTCTCGGAGGAGGAGCGCCTGGGCCAGCGCTTCGTGCTCGACATCCTGCTGGCCGTCGACATCCGCGCCTCCGCGATCAGCGACAAGCTCGCCGACACCGTCGACTACGGCAACGTCGTCGCCGTCGCGATCGAGGCGTTCACGGCGCGCCGCTACAATCTGCTCGAGGCGGCGGCGCGCGCCGTGGCCTTCGCCATCCTCGAGCGCTTCCCGCCGGTCGGCCGGGTCGAGGTCACGCTGCGCAAGCCCGGCCCGCCGATCCCGGCGACGCTCGGCTCGGTCGGAATCAAGCTGGATTTCCGGCGTGAGGACTGA
- the folP gene encoding dihydropteroate synthase — protein MPLALTLPDGRSLALDALPLVMGIVNVTPDSFSDGGLLASTEAAVAHGERLAAEGAAIVDVGGESTRPGHATVDAATELARVLPVIAGLKARTDTPISIDSYKAEVAEAALAAGAAIVNDVWGAQRDPRIAEVAARAGAPIILMHNRETIDASLDIFDDVRRFLDRSIAIATQAGVPRGQIVVDPGIGFGKTISQNLDLIRHLDRLNELGCPILLGASRKSTLGRITGREIPAERLAASIAAHLYGVSRGAAIIRAHDVAPHIDALKTWAAIEDSMKVVP, from the coding sequence ATGCCCCTCGCCCTCACCTTGCCCGATGGCCGCAGCCTGGCGCTCGATGCGCTGCCGCTCGTCATGGGCATCGTCAACGTCACGCCCGATTCCTTCTCGGATGGCGGCCTGCTCGCGAGCACCGAGGCTGCCGTGGCCCATGGCGAGCGCCTGGCCGCCGAGGGCGCCGCGATCGTCGATGTCGGCGGCGAGTCGACCCGCCCCGGCCATGCCACCGTCGATGCCGCGACGGAACTGGCCCGCGTGCTGCCGGTGATCGCCGGGCTGAAGGCACGGACCGACACGCCGATCTCGATCGACAGCTACAAGGCCGAGGTGGCCGAGGCCGCGCTCGCCGCCGGCGCCGCGATCGTCAACGATGTCTGGGGCGCCCAGCGCGATCCGCGCATCGCCGAGGTCGCCGCCCGCGCCGGCGCGCCGATCATCCTGATGCACAACCGGGAGACGATCGACGCCTCGCTCGACATCTTCGACGACGTCAGGCGCTTCCTCGATCGCTCGATCGCCATCGCGACGCAGGCCGGCGTGCCCCGCGGCCAGATCGTCGTCGACCCCGGCATCGGCTTCGGCAAGACCATCAGCCAGAACCTCGACCTGATCCGCCATCTCGACCGGCTGAACGAACTCGGCTGCCCGATCCTGCTAGGCGCCTCGCGCAAATCGACGCTCGGCCGCATCACGGGCCGGGAGATTCCGGCCGAACGGCTCGCCGCCAGCATCGCCGCCCATCTCTATGGCGTGAGCCGCGGCGCCGCCATCATCCGCGCCCATGACGTCGCGCCCCATATCGATGCGCTCAAGACCTGGGCCGCGATCGAGGACAGCATGAAGGTAGTCCCGTGA
- a CDS encoding RT0821/Lpp0805 family surface protein, protein MRPLVAAMALALLSAGCSVSFPILGLSSKSEDEVATTSAILPARGGNRPAALASLSSELGPEDMRRADGAMGVALDPQGNGAAVSWDNPQNGIKGSFVPVGGPFLRSDEICRAFIASVQTQTRPVKLQGTACRPSGGEWAVKDVGPWKDLG, encoded by the coding sequence ATGCGCCCGCTGGTTGCCGCCATGGCGCTGGCGCTGCTCTCTGCCGGCTGCTCGGTGTCGTTCCCGATCCTCGGCCTGTCGAGCAAGAGCGAGGACGAGGTGGCGACGACGTCCGCCATCCTGCCCGCGCGAGGCGGCAACAGGCCTGCCGCATTGGCCAGCCTTTCGTCAGAGCTCGGGCCGGAAGACATGCGCCGCGCCGATGGCGCGATGGGCGTTGCGCTCGATCCGCAGGGCAATGGCGCCGCCGTCTCCTGGGACAATCCCCAGAACGGCATCAAGGGCTCCTTCGTGCCGGTCGGCGGGCCGTTCCTGCGCTCGGATGAGATCTGCCGCGCCTTCATCGCCAGCGTCCAGACGCAGACCCGGCCGGTCAAGCTGCAGGGAACGGCCTGCCGCCCCTCCGGCGGCGAATGGGCGGTGAAGGATGTCGGCCCCTGGAAGGACCTGGGCTGA
- a CDS encoding Pls/PosA family non-ribosomal peptide synthetase, protein MNDMTKLSAASDATGANPLAMMAGEKRPDLIRDEVLAEIFAATVAVRPDHPVLVDRERRLGYAEVWAEAGRQARGLQLAGVGPGDMVGLWMPRGIDLLVAQIAITRAGAAWVPFDAEAPVERIATCLNDAAAKGIVTCAGWAGRAEAIELTVWSPEGLAAHSDGIEPAARPAGLTKDHPAYLIYTSGSTGTPKAIVISHRNICHFLRSGNALYGIGPDDVVFQGASVAFDLSMEEIWTPYLVGATLFVASPEMMGDAEKLPAILEEAGVTVIDTVPTLLGILPADVPSLKLILLGGEALPPAIVQKWSKPGRRILNTYGPTEATVVATAAEVVPGETVTIGKPIPNYTAYVVSEELRLVHPGEQGELLIGGPGVAKGYHGRPELTAEKFIANPFAGLAGEGDPVLYRSGDAVSLDDNGNIVFHGRIDDQIKIRGFRVELGEIESKLADEPGVAQAAVVLRTDDGIERLVAFVVAEPGVAVDGGALRAALREKLPPYMVPAHFEAVGSLPRMVSGKVDRKMLKAAPLTAPSADGEQEPPRNATEAALLDAARRVLGAACLPLEADFFVDLGGHSLLAARFISIVRETPAYAGITLQDVYGARTLRAMAELLDERGIAATEDLSFTPPPFLRRFFCGLAQAVVLPVVIGLATAQWLGVFVTYMILSGEDLPLLGQIGALLGVYIAIILVTGLIAIALKWVVLGRTKPGIYPLWGVYYFRWWFAARVAGLVHIKWLQGTPVMRFYWRLLGAKVGRDVIISDYEAGAIDLIEIGEGTSFGSKTTFANGEAIGDKLVIGRIKIGKDVSAGASVVLGHGSAIGDHAEIGDLTAIPPGARVGVGEIWDGTPARKIGTVDLAALPPQAEASPARRTLMTAFHILMLIVLPPVSLLPIFPAFWLFDKIDYWIAGWTEISYLWFLPILTWPTAIGLIAFTVLLMAGLRWAILPRVTSGSYSIHSGFYARKWTVALATEVTLETLSSLFATIYMRAWYRLMGASIGKGAEISTNLSGRYDLTGIGAGNFIADEVVFGDEDMRRGYMRLDSTRTGEQVFIGNDAVVPPGAVIPDRVLIGIKSKPPANDRMQPGDTWFGSPPIKLPTRQKVDLGADWTYKPSFGKQFGRGVFEALHTSFPSMLFITFGTIAVDMVLQQKINEGDWLGLVLSFMGVAVAIAVVQALICAAVKWLMMGAYKPVMKPMWSWWAMRTEAVAVMYWGLGGKVLFDYLRGTPFLPWFLTLFGAKYGKGVWLDSTDITEFDCIRVGDFCTVNAHSALQTHLYEDRVMKVGRVKLGKGVCVGAGATVLYDTHVGDYAQIGLLTVIMKGENLPAHTRWEGAPAVPAKAPAGH, encoded by the coding sequence ATGAACGATATGACGAAGCTGTCGGCGGCGTCGGACGCGACCGGCGCTAATCCCCTTGCCATGATGGCGGGCGAGAAGCGCCCTGACCTGATCCGTGACGAGGTGCTGGCCGAAATCTTCGCGGCGACCGTCGCCGTTCGCCCTGATCATCCCGTCCTCGTCGATCGCGAGCGGCGCCTGGGCTATGCCGAAGTCTGGGCGGAAGCCGGGCGGCAGGCGCGCGGGCTGCAACTTGCTGGCGTCGGGCCCGGCGACATGGTCGGGCTGTGGATGCCGCGCGGCATCGACCTGCTCGTCGCGCAGATCGCGATCACGCGCGCAGGCGCGGCCTGGGTGCCCTTCGATGCGGAAGCGCCTGTCGAGCGCATCGCGACATGCCTGAACGATGCGGCGGCCAAGGGCATCGTCACCTGCGCCGGCTGGGCCGGTCGGGCGGAGGCGATCGAGCTGACCGTCTGGTCGCCCGAGGGGCTGGCCGCACATTCCGACGGGATTGAGCCTGCGGCACGGCCCGCCGGGCTGACCAAGGACCATCCGGCCTATCTGATCTACACCTCCGGCTCGACAGGCACGCCGAAGGCGATCGTCATCAGCCATCGCAACATCTGCCATTTCCTGCGCTCAGGTAACGCGCTCTACGGCATCGGGCCGGACGACGTCGTCTTCCAGGGCGCATCGGTCGCCTTCGACCTTTCGATGGAGGAGATCTGGACGCCCTATCTCGTCGGCGCGACGCTGTTCGTCGCCTCGCCGGAGATGATGGGCGATGCGGAGAAGCTGCCCGCCATCCTCGAGGAGGCCGGCGTCACCGTGATCGACACCGTGCCGACGCTGCTCGGCATCCTGCCTGCCGACGTGCCCTCGCTGAAGCTGATCCTGCTCGGCGGCGAGGCGCTGCCGCCGGCGATCGTGCAGAAATGGTCGAAGCCGGGCCGGCGCATCCTCAACACCTACGGGCCCACCGAGGCGACCGTCGTTGCGACCGCCGCGGAGGTCGTGCCCGGCGAGACCGTCACCATCGGCAAGCCGATCCCGAACTACACCGCCTATGTCGTCAGCGAGGAGCTGCGCCTCGTCCACCCGGGCGAGCAGGGCGAGTTGCTGATCGGCGGGCCGGGCGTCGCCAAGGGCTATCACGGCCGGCCGGAGCTGACGGCCGAAAAGTTCATCGCCAACCCCTTCGCCGGCCTGGCGGGAGAGGGCGACCCGGTGCTCTACCGCTCCGGCGATGCGGTCAGCCTCGATGACAACGGCAACATCGTCTTCCACGGCCGCATCGACGACCAGATCAAGATCCGCGGCTTCCGTGTCGAACTCGGCGAGATCGAATCCAAGCTCGCCGACGAGCCCGGCGTGGCGCAGGCCGCCGTCGTGCTGCGCACCGACGATGGCATCGAGCGGCTCGTCGCCTTTGTCGTGGCCGAGCCGGGCGTAGCCGTCGACGGGGGCGCGCTCCGCGCGGCACTGCGCGAAAAGCTGCCGCCCTATATGGTGCCGGCACATTTCGAGGCGGTCGGATCGCTGCCGCGCATGGTCTCCGGCAAGGTCGACCGCAAGATGCTCAAGGCGGCGCCGCTGACGGCGCCCAGCGCCGATGGCGAGCAGGAGCCGCCGCGCAACGCCACCGAAGCCGCACTGCTCGACGCCGCCCGGCGCGTGCTCGGCGCTGCCTGCCTGCCGCTGGAGGCGGACTTCTTCGTCGATCTCGGCGGCCATTCGCTGCTGGCGGCGCGCTTCATCTCGATCGTGCGGGAAACGCCGGCCTATGCCGGCATCACGCTGCAGGACGTCTACGGCGCACGCACGTTGCGCGCGATGGCCGAACTGCTCGACGAGCGCGGTATCGCCGCGACCGAGGACCTGTCCTTCACGCCGCCGCCATTCCTGCGCCGCTTCTTCTGCGGGCTGGCCCAGGCTGTGGTGCTGCCGGTCGTCATCGGTCTCGCGACGGCGCAATGGCTCGGCGTCTTCGTCACCTACATGATCCTCTCCGGCGAGGATCTGCCGCTGCTCGGCCAGATCGGCGCGCTGCTCGGCGTCTACATCGCGATCATCCTGGTCACCGGCCTCATCGCCATCGCGCTGAAATGGGTCGTGCTCGGCCGGACCAAGCCCGGAATCTATCCGCTCTGGGGCGTCTACTACTTCCGCTGGTGGTTCGCGGCGCGCGTCGCCGGGCTCGTCCACATCAAATGGCTGCAGGGCACGCCGGTTATGCGCTTCTATTGGCGGCTGCTCGGCGCCAAGGTCGGGCGCGACGTCATCATCTCCGACTACGAGGCCGGCGCGATCGACCTGATCGAGATCGGCGAAGGCACGAGCTTCGGCTCCAAGACCACCTTCGCCAATGGCGAGGCGATCGGCGACAAGCTCGTCATCGGCCGCATCAAGATCGGTAAGGACGTCTCGGCCGGCGCGTCCGTGGTGCTCGGCCACGGCTCGGCGATCGGCGACCATGCCGAGATCGGCGACCTGACCGCGATCCCGCCCGGCGCCCGGGTCGGGGTAGGCGAGATCTGGGACGGCACGCCGGCGCGCAAGATCGGCACGGTCGATCTCGCCGCCCTGCCGCCGCAGGCGGAAGCTTCGCCCGCACGGCGCACGCTGATGACGGCCTTCCACATCCTGATGCTGATCGTGCTGCCGCCGGTCAGCCTGCTGCCGATCTTCCCGGCCTTCTGGCTGTTCGACAAGATCGACTACTGGATCGCCGGCTGGACCGAGATCAGCTATCTCTGGTTCCTGCCGATCCTGACCTGGCCGACGGCGATCGGGCTCATCGCCTTCACCGTGCTGCTGATGGCCGGGCTGCGCTGGGCGATCCTGCCGCGCGTCACCTCCGGCTCCTATTCGATCCATTCCGGCTTCTACGCGCGCAAATGGACGGTAGCGCTGGCGACGGAAGTAACGCTGGAGACGCTCTCCTCGCTCTTCGCGACCATCTACATGCGGGCCTGGTACCGGCTGATGGGCGCCAGCATCGGCAAGGGGGCGGAGATCTCGACCAATCTCTCCGGCCGCTACGACCTCACCGGCATCGGCGCCGGCAACTTCATCGCCGACGAGGTGGTCTTCGGCGACGAAGACATGCGCCGCGGCTATATGCGCCTCGATTCGACGCGCACCGGCGAGCAGGTCTTCATCGGCAACGATGCGGTGGTGCCGCCGGGCGCCGTCATTCCCGACCGCGTGCTGATCGGCATCAAGTCGAAACCCCCCGCCAATGACCGCATGCAGCCCGGCGACACCTGGTTCGGCTCGCCGCCGATCAAGCTGCCGACGCGGCAGAAGGTCGATCTCGGCGCGGACTGGACCTACAAGCCCTCCTTCGGCAAGCAGTTCGGGCGCGGCGTCTTCGAGGCGCTGCACACCTCCTTCCCGTCGATGCTGTTCATCACCTTCGGCACCATCGCCGTCGACATGGTGCTGCAGCAGAAAATCAACGAGGGCGACTGGCTCGGCCTCGTGCTGTCCTTCATGGGGGTCGCGGTCGCGATCGCCGTGGTGCAGGCGCTGATCTGCGCGGCCGTGAAATGGCTGATGATGGGCGCCTACAAGCCGGTGATGAAGCCGATGTGGTCGTGGTGGGCGATGCGCACCGAGGCCGTCGCCGTCATGTACTGGGGCCTCGGCGGCAAGGTGCTGTTCGATTATCTGCGCGGCACGCCGTTCCTGCCCTGGTTCCTGACGCTGTTCGGCGCGAAATACGGCAAGGGCGTCTGGCTCGACTCGACGGATATCACCGAATTCGACTGCATCAGGGTCGGCGATTTCTGCACGGTGAACGCCCATTCGGCGCTGCAGACGCATCTCTACGAGGACCGGGTGATGAAGGTCGGCAGGGTGAAGCTGGGCAAGGGCGTCTGCGTCGGCGCAGGCGCGACCGTGCTCTACGACACCCATGTCGGCGACTACGCCCAGATCGGCTTGCTCACGGTCATCATGAAGGGCGAGAACCTGCCGGCGCATACGCGCTGGGAGGGGGCGCCCGCGGTGCCGGCGAAGGCGCCGGCCGGGCATTGA